The Desulfuromonas versatilis genome has a segment encoding these proteins:
- the ndk gene encoding nucleoside-diphosphate kinase → MERTFAIIKPDAFKAGYAGRIIARIYAEGFKIVGLKKLYMSKVEAEGFYYVHKARPFFGELTDFMSSGPCVVMVLEAEGAIKKWRDLMGATNPAEAAEGTLRKEFGSSIGENATHGSDAPETAAFEIPYFFSGLELL, encoded by the coding sequence ATGGAAAGAACGTTCGCCATCATCAAGCCCGATGCCTTCAAGGCCGGTTATGCCGGAAGGATCATCGCCCGCATCTACGCCGAGGGGTTCAAGATCGTCGGCCTGAAGAAGCTCTACATGAGCAAGGTCGAGGCCGAGGGCTTCTACTACGTGCACAAGGCCCGCCCGTTTTTCGGCGAACTGACCGACTTCATGAGCAGCGGCCCCTGCGTCGTCATGGTGCTCGAAGCCGAAGGCGCGATCAAGAAGTGGCGCGACCTGATGGGCGCCACCAACCCGGCCGAAGCCGCCGAAGGCACCCTGCGCAAGGAGTTCGGCTCCTCCATCGGCGAGAACGCCACCCATGGCTCCGATGCTCCCGAGACCGCGGCCTTCGAGATCCCCTACTTCTTCTCCGGGCTGGAACTGCTCTAA
- a CDS encoding OmpA family protein: MKLLEHKALTALLLAVLLIAGCAGNRAFQEGEELARAGDYDGAVNRYMEAVTSDPERHEYRMQLQYARGQAALGHLRQGKLLMEQGDAAASAVHFQLAVSLDPGLEAAGQQLQLARNRMRASRLLETAEIYLGQQQLRQAESLVKRARSLDPQNPRGERLQGELAKQRRTVLDGIELDLQSTSPISLRFSKTPLQDVFRILTDLSGINFIFEEDVRPQPVSLLLEQANFAQALTLILEMSGLERKVLNPKTIFVFPRTPDKLKLYSDQLIQAFYLSNIDAKKAVVMLRTMLQLRRIYVHEELNALVIRAEPEVIKLAQRIIEAADRDDAEVVFDVELVEVSHGDDLRFGPTLQDYSVGLGFGNPNRGSILDNTVSPGGSTENLASGLGRLETFYSLPVATFEFAKTLTDSEILANPRIRVKNRGKAKVHVGTREPVITVTINGDNRTDNIQYVDVGVKLDVEPSIRLDGTILTKVALEVSSVSDREQTTSGSIALTITTTNAQTELTLSDGEQTILGGLIRDTLNKTKTTIPVIGKIPVLGDMLSGHSEDKQKREIMLSITPHVVKAMDLPREDVASIWSGTEDALRTGPSFGPFSASYEPEYDTGEVDAAPAMRPKGPFQLPAEPELPAGETPQGRAPAASPAGPSLAPAPAAEPANEGVAEAAGATRPAVSLALIGPDRGYVGRELAVVGRLAGGESFTAARVELAYDAQKLEFLRAEDARSGPGTALFTVTSAPGRVAIEQAPGPGGSPLGGAGNLFRAYFRPLLPGTASIEPDPAGFVAPGGQRIAVGATGMTLEVFALPAAKDERPQASSGSTGPGAAAPRIAPSVPSPGQPPLKPAPETVVKEVVSPPAPPEARPGPMPPRVGPLGTALGEPDAGEKTLPAQVPAASAPPTAPGEDLGEFSFNVFAQQTGIPPEFETKLEEIAALAKSHPASRVLIEGHTDNVGPEAVNLRISRQRALEVRRVLLERFGLDPARVEARGYGEQRPVDENSTQEGRHRNRRVVVRVLP; the protein is encoded by the coding sequence GTGAAACTGCTGGAGCATAAGGCTTTAACGGCTCTTTTGCTGGCGGTGTTGCTGATAGCGGGATGCGCCGGGAACCGGGCTTTTCAGGAGGGGGAAGAGCTGGCCAGGGCCGGTGACTATGACGGGGCCGTCAACCGCTACATGGAGGCCGTGACCAGCGACCCGGAGCGTCACGAGTACCGGATGCAATTGCAGTACGCTCGCGGCCAGGCCGCCCTGGGGCACCTGCGCCAGGGCAAGCTGCTGATGGAGCAGGGCGATGCGGCCGCCTCGGCCGTCCACTTCCAACTGGCGGTCAGCCTCGACCCCGGCCTGGAGGCGGCCGGCCAGCAGCTCCAGCTGGCCCGCAACCGGATGCGGGCTTCCCGGCTGCTGGAGACCGCCGAAATCTACCTGGGGCAGCAGCAGCTCCGCCAGGCCGAAAGCCTGGTAAAGAGGGCGCGCTCTCTCGATCCGCAGAACCCGCGGGGCGAGCGGCTGCAGGGGGAGCTGGCCAAGCAGCGGCGCACGGTGCTGGACGGGATCGAGCTGGACCTGCAGTCGACCAGCCCCATCAGCCTGCGCTTCAGCAAAACCCCGCTGCAGGACGTGTTCCGCATCCTCACCGACCTGTCGGGGATCAACTTCATCTTCGAGGAGGATGTTCGCCCGCAACCGGTTTCCCTGCTGCTCGAACAGGCCAATTTCGCCCAGGCCCTGACCCTGATCCTGGAGATGAGCGGGCTGGAGAGAAAGGTTCTCAACCCCAAGACCATTTTCGTGTTCCCCCGCACCCCGGACAAGCTCAAGCTCTATTCCGACCAGCTGATCCAGGCCTTTTACCTCTCCAACATCGACGCCAAAAAAGCCGTGGTCATGCTGCGCACCATGCTGCAGCTGCGCCGGATCTACGTCCACGAGGAGCTCAACGCCCTGGTGATCCGCGCCGAACCGGAGGTGATCAAGCTCGCCCAACGAATCATCGAGGCGGCCGACCGGGACGATGCCGAGGTGGTTTTCGACGTGGAACTGGTGGAGGTCAGCCATGGCGACGATCTGCGCTTCGGCCCGACCCTGCAGGATTACTCGGTGGGGCTCGGCTTCGGCAATCCCAACCGGGGCAGCATCCTCGACAACACGGTTTCCCCCGGCGGGAGTACGGAGAACCTGGCCTCTGGCCTGGGGCGGCTGGAGACCTTCTACTCGCTGCCGGTAGCCACCTTCGAGTTCGCCAAGACCCTGACCGACTCGGAAATCCTCGCCAATCCCAGAATCCGGGTGAAGAACCGGGGCAAGGCCAAGGTCCATGTCGGAACCCGGGAGCCGGTGATCACCGTCACCATCAACGGCGACAACCGCACCGACAACATCCAGTACGTCGATGTCGGGGTCAAGCTCGACGTCGAGCCGAGCATCCGTCTCGACGGCACCATCCTGACCAAGGTCGCGCTGGAGGTCAGCAGCGTCTCCGATCGCGAGCAGACCACCAGCGGCTCCATCGCCCTGACCATCACCACCACCAACGCCCAGACCGAACTCACCCTCAGCGACGGCGAGCAGACCATTCTCGGCGGGCTGATCCGCGACACCCTGAACAAGACCAAAACCACGATCCCGGTGATCGGCAAGATCCCGGTGCTCGGGGATATGCTCAGCGGGCATTCCGAGGACAAACAGAAGCGGGAGATCATGCTCTCCATCACCCCCCACGTGGTCAAGGCCATGGATCTGCCGCGGGAGGACGTGGCCAGCATCTGGTCGGGGACCGAGGACGCCCTCAGGACCGGCCCGAGCTTCGGTCCGTTTTCCGCATCCTACGAGCCTGAATACGATACCGGTGAAGTCGACGCTGCCCCGGCGATGCGGCCCAAAGGACCCTTCCAGTTGCCGGCAGAGCCGGAGCTGCCCGCCGGGGAAACACCGCAGGGGAGGGCCCCCGCCGCTTCTCCGGCCGGGCCGTCTCTAGCCCCGGCGCCGGCAGCCGAACCGGCTAACGAAGGTGTGGCCGAGGCGGCAGGGGCGACCCGGCCGGCCGTGAGCCTCGCCCTGATCGGGCCCGACCGTGGCTACGTCGGCAGGGAGTTGGCGGTGGTGGGGCGGCTTGCGGGGGGCGAAAGCTTCACCGCGGCCAGGGTGGAACTGGCCTACGATGCGCAGAAGCTTGAATTCCTGCGCGCCGAAGATGCGCGCAGCGGGCCGGGCACGGCCCTGTTCACGGTGACCTCGGCCCCGGGGCGCGTCGCCATCGAGCAGGCCCCCGGCCCGGGCGGAAGTCCCCTGGGGGGTGCCGGGAACCTGTTCCGGGCCTATTTCAGGCCCCTGCTCCCCGGCACTGCCTCGATCGAGCCGGACCCGGCGGGGTTTGTGGCGCCCGGCGGGCAGCGCATCGCTGTCGGAGCCACCGGGATGACCCTGGAGGTGTTCGCCCTGCCGGCCGCGAAGGATGAGCGGCCCCAGGCCTCTTCCGGCAGCACGGGGCCCGGGGCCGCGGCGCCTCGCATCGCCCCTTCGGTACCGTCCCCGGGCCAGCCGCCCCTGAAACCGGCGCCGGAGACCGTGGTCAAAGAGGTGGTTTCCCCGCCCGCGCCGCCCGAGGCGCGACCCGGGCCAATGCCCCCGCGGGTCGGGCCCCTCGGCACCGCGCTGGGCGAGCCGGACGCGGGCGAGAAAACGCTTCCTGCGCAGGTTCCCGCTGCCTCTGCGCCACCGACCGCCCCCGGGGAGGACCTGGGGGAGTTTTCTTTCAACGTCTTTGCCCAGCAGACCGGCATCCCCCCCGAATTCGAAACAAAACTGGAGGAGATTGCCGCCCTGGCGAAGTCCCATCCCGCCAGCCGGGTCCTGATCGAGGGGCATACCGACAACGTCGGCCCGGAGGCAGTCAACCTGCGCATATCCAGGCAGCGGGCCCTCGAGGTCCGCAGGGTCCTGCTCGAGAGGTTCGGTCTCGACCCCGCGCGGGTCGAGGCCCGGGGGTATGGTGAACAAAGGCCGGTGGACGAAAACTCCACCCAGGAGGGGCGCCATCGCAACCGCCGGGTGGTGGTGCGGGTGCTGCCCTGA
- a CDS encoding DsbA family protein translates to MKMLATMAGGLLALQLGSAQAAGTLDWQEGPALKLEEAPLAVRVDAEGQKIYVMGDGGNILVYSQGGELQGKIPAGSGTDGFELLPGGDRLLLKNSRAKTLKVVELSFVQEFDLSASPTLGPADAPVSVVVFDDFQCPYCARLAPQLKQLLTSYPEKVKVVFKNFPLRSHPFARSAAIAALAAHRQGRFWDYHDLLFANYNQLDDGKFQQFAQQLQLDLERFEQDRQDPELWALITRDTGEGVEGGVRGTPTVFVNGRLLKNKSPEGFAEAIEGALGRGGRKMK, encoded by the coding sequence ATGAAAATGCTTGCAACCATGGCTGGTGGCCTGCTCGCCCTTCAGTTGGGAAGTGCCCAGGCGGCGGGAACCCTCGACTGGCAGGAGGGGCCGGCGCTCAAGCTTGAAGAGGCCCCCCTGGCGGTCCGGGTCGACGCCGAAGGGCAGAAAATCTATGTAATGGGCGACGGTGGCAACATCCTGGTTTATTCCCAGGGCGGCGAGTTGCAAGGCAAAATCCCCGCCGGCAGCGGAACCGACGGTTTCGAGCTGCTCCCGGGCGGAGACCGGTTGCTTCTCAAAAACTCCCGCGCCAAGACCCTCAAGGTGGTGGAGTTGAGCTTCGTGCAGGAATTCGACCTCTCCGCCTCCCCGACGCTGGGACCCGCCGATGCGCCCGTTTCCGTGGTGGTCTTCGACGATTTTCAGTGCCCCTACTGTGCCCGGCTGGCTCCGCAGCTCAAGCAACTGCTGACCAGTTATCCCGAAAAGGTCAAAGTGGTTTTCAAGAACTTCCCCCTGCGCAGCCACCCCTTTGCCAGAAGCGCCGCCATTGCCGCCCTGGCGGCCCACCGCCAGGGCAGGTTCTGGGACTATCACGACCTGCTGTTTGCCAATTACAACCAGCTTGATGATGGGAAATTCCAGCAGTTCGCCCAGCAGCTGCAATTGGACCTCGAGCGCTTCGAGCAGGATCGCCAGGACCCGGAGCTCTGGGCGCTGATCACGCGCGATACCGGGGAGGGGGTCGAGGGGGGAGTGCGGGGCACCCCCACGGTGTTCGTCAATGGTCGTCTGTTGAAAAACAAGAGCCCCGAGGGGTTTGCCGAGGCCATCGAGGGTGCCCTCGGTCGGGGGGGGAGAAAAATGAAGTAA
- a CDS encoding putative metal-binding motif-containing protein produces the protein MKRILGIIGIFLLLATTGPNLSNSFAGDWSWFQKRRNFGDSWKERIAKAKQQREDDRSEDDDSSDEDGPVEEPPVDQPPVDQPPVEEPPVEEPPVEEPPVVTDVDGDGFDGLAFGGADCNDDDAAVNPTASEVPYNGVDENCNGMVDDDDLDQDGFVQAQDCNDSDGAINPAAAEIPGNNIDENCNGMADDLVVVPDPDSDGDGVIDTADACPATAAGEAVDAQGCSDSQRDADGDGVSDALDQCPATPAGVAVDGSGCEVLPPDSDADGVADAADSCPDTPAGQSVNTNGCSAYQLDSDGDGVSDAIDLCAGTPAGVEVDGEGCTVVPPDSDNDGVIDANDACANTPSGQNVDASGCAQSQLDSDNDGVNNAQDQCPGTAAGAQVDATGCEIPVVQPPPHNLNAPMETLCASCHGYEASPGYSRMHSLHSYSCSTCHNF, from the coding sequence ATGAAAAGAATTCTAGGCATTATCGGCATATTCCTGTTGCTGGCGACCACCGGGCCCAATCTTTCCAACTCCTTCGCCGGAGACTGGTCCTGGTTCCAGAAAAGGCGCAACTTCGGGGACAGCTGGAAGGAGCGGATCGCCAAGGCGAAGCAGCAGCGCGAAGACGACCGCAGCGAAGACGATGACTCCAGCGACGAGGATGGTCCGGTGGAAGAGCCCCCGGTGGATCAGCCCCCGGTGGATCAGCCTCCGGTGGAAGAACCTCCCGTGGAGGAGCCTCCGGTGGAAGAGCCCCCGGTGGTGACCGATGTCGATGGCGACGGGTTTGACGGCCTGGCCTTCGGCGGCGCCGACTGCAACGACGACGATGCCGCCGTCAACCCGACGGCGAGCGAAGTCCCCTACAACGGCGTCGACGAGAACTGCAACGGCATGGTCGACGATGACGACCTGGATCAGGACGGTTTCGTCCAGGCCCAGGACTGCAACGACAGCGACGGGGCGATCAACCCGGCTGCCGCGGAAATCCCCGGCAACAACATCGATGAGAACTGCAACGGCATGGCCGATGACCTGGTGGTTGTTCCCGATCCCGACAGCGACGGCGACGGCGTGATCGACACCGCCGATGCCTGCCCGGCTACCGCTGCCGGCGAGGCGGTGGATGCCCAGGGGTGCTCGGACTCCCAGCGCGACGCGGATGGCGACGGCGTCTCCGATGCCCTCGACCAGTGCCCCGCGACCCCCGCCGGGGTTGCGGTGGACGGCAGCGGCTGCGAAGTGCTGCCCCCGGACAGCGACGCCGACGGCGTGGCCGATGCGGCCGACTCCTGCCCCGACACCCCGGCGGGCCAGAGCGTCAACACCAACGGCTGTTCCGCCTACCAGCTCGACAGCGACGGCGACGGCGTATCCGATGCCATCGACCTGTGCGCCGGTACCCCAGCCGGGGTCGAAGTGGATGGCGAAGGGTGCACCGTCGTGCCGCCCGACAGCGACAACGACGGTGTCATCGACGCCAACGACGCCTGCGCCAACACCCCGTCCGGGCAGAATGTCGACGCCAGCGGCTGCGCCCAGAGCCAGCTCGACAGCGACAACGACGGTGTGAACAATGCCCAGGACCAGTGCCCCGGGACCGCCGCGGGGGCTCAGGTGGACGCGACGGGGTGCGAGATCCCCGTGGTTCAGCCGCCCCCCCATAACCTCAATGCGCCCATGGAGACCCTCTGCGCCAGCTGTCACGGGTACGAAGCTTCCCCCGGGTACAGCAGAATGCACAGTCTCCATAGCTACAGCTGCAGCACCTGCCATAACTTCTAA
- a CDS encoding thrombospondin type 3 repeat-containing protein — protein MKKWVSLLSLLLMVALVLPGIREAQARDGERENSERTYRNSGWNANLVAAQSDDDDSDDDDSDDDDRPRVRRDGLAVKKHRRAMAGKPVTEDCLKCHADWAAEQPPVEQPPVEQPPVEQPPVEQPPVEQPPVEQPPVAVDSDGDGVADELDSCQNTPANELANANGCSASQLDSDSDGVSDARDLCPGTPAGDAADANGCGNSQVDSDNDGVTDANDACANSPFGEQVDAGGCSASQLDSDNDGVNNAQDQCPNTAAGVEVDAVGCEVVAAPSILKAPATTLCRSCHGFKDPANYSHSSLQSRHGNNCSTCHNF, from the coding sequence ATGAAAAAGTGGGTGAGTCTGTTGAGTTTGCTCCTGATGGTCGCCTTGGTCCTCCCCGGAATCCGCGAAGCCCAGGCCAGGGACGGCGAAAGGGAAAACTCCGAAAGAACGTACAGAAACTCCGGTTGGAACGCCAACCTCGTCGCAGCGCAGAGCGACGACGATGACAGCGATGACGATGACAGCGATGACGATGATCGCCCCCGGGTCAGAAGAGATGGCCTGGCGGTAAAAAAACACCGCCGCGCCATGGCCGGCAAGCCGGTCACCGAGGACTGCCTGAAGTGCCACGCCGATTGGGCCGCGGAGCAGCCCCCCGTGGAGCAGCCCCCGGTTGAACAGCCCCCGGTTGAACAGCCCCCGGTTGAACAGCCCCCGGTTGAACAGCCCCCGGTTGAACAGCCCCCGGTGGCCGTCGATAGCGATGGCGACGGCGTGGCCGACGAGCTCGACTCCTGCCAGAATACCCCGGCCAACGAGTTGGCCAACGCCAATGGTTGCTCGGCGTCCCAGCTCGACAGCGACAGCGACGGCGTATCCGATGCCCGCGACCTGTGCCCCGGGACCCCCGCCGGGGATGCCGCCGACGCCAACGGTTGTGGCAACAGCCAGGTGGACAGCGACAACGACGGTGTCACCGATGCCAACGATGCCTGCGCCAACTCCCCCTTCGGCGAGCAGGTCGATGCCGGCGGCTGCAGCGCCAGCCAGCTCGACAGCGACAACGACGGCGTGAACAATGCCCAGGACCAGTGCCCGAACACCGCCGCCGGCGTGGAAGTGGACGCCGTGGGCTGCGAGGTCGTGGCCGCCCCCAGCATCCTCAAGGCCCCCGCGACCACCCTTTGCCGCAGCTGCCACGGCTTCAAGGACCCGGCCAATTACAGCCACTCCTCGCTCCAGTCGCGGCACGGCAACAACTGCTCGACCTGCCACAACTTCTGA
- a CDS encoding translocation/assembly module TamB domain-containing protein, with protein sequence MVNRLVKYVLWGCLALAAALAAAVYWLLWTTSGAEWALGAASRWTPLEIAAGRVDGVLAKRLRLEQLEVDWPQGGASAAQLELDWHLAALLRGHLEVEQLRGAKIEVRLPPPAEEPPEPREKAPFAFSWPRLSGLPLRLQADIRRLDVTELILRPATGEPLVIERAAVALGWHEGILSVTGLEIASSLGSAQAQLRAGFVEPLLELSAEATLARAAAGLDGFVLEADLQGDEGTAGVAGVLSLEARSGERARYHAQAELALAAERLRVASLALTRPEQPGRVEIRGDMTLEADPELALEALLSDLDLKEETGVATGVSGTLRVQGRPSGYRGTFDLANRVAGWQGGTLAGSLEGDLRGISLADLQGSWLRGDLSGAVRLGWAEGFEAAGQLAGRRLDPAVFSADWPGRVNLEVDSAVRIPPGGPLDLRATARLLDSRLRGKALTGDLDARLQGQRLDIGRLELHGDGFDLSAAGPLAERVALAVDIRRLDGLYPAAQGALQAKGWLRWRDAYLSGELEGLARELAGFGVRAEQLKLTLRHQGRGAPIHIDARGRALAYGDYRLERLALGIDGSLASHQGRLELAWDGGNARLKAAGGYRDGAWHGTLAEAGGEDRRFGNWGLERPAQLAAGPQRLWLEGLALASRRGETLAADADLSLQPLRGHARVSAGGLDLARANPWLGQLEAKGRVSADAEVLWPESGPMDMAGRVDLEALLRRGEQQLEISRGRVDLDWDGRGLIAGLRLVLGGGERLSADVASDQPARFGLPEQAEFAVDWDALSLSQLRPWLPGIELDGSSSGDIRGQWQASGELELDGTLGLQGRIQREQLALEISRVRSDFSWGSAGLLVELDAALKDGGQLRARLDSVEPGRLQLPRQGDFRLDWEQLDLARLRPFLPREVTLEGVLAGQAQGRWLPDGSLEVTGRAGIGGGGLEWQENGEGKISAQLRQAELNWDWRGAALTGGLALALSDYGKLEGEFLLPLAARLPVAIDPQGELRARLAGNMNEKGLLAALLPGVVQESRGELLLDLEMSGPWRQPGLTGELSLAKAGAYLPAAGIQLEGVGLRAGFAGETIRIQAFEARSGKGRLTGEGEIRLSEWRLAGYKAQLGGDRFQLINLPELQVQVKPDLQLEGDLRHLKVRGEVTLPEVLVTGKQGRTPVEPSQDVIIVDAAQPTDKPMPLELDVRVRVVLGDSVLIRLAGVDARLAGAVNLAATGPADVTAQGEISVARGSYSTYGVKLNVTRGKVLFAGGPIDRPTLDVLALRTVGEVKAGVRVSGTPRAPVVKLYSEPGMPDTDILGYVVLGHPVGADSGQASMLMVAAGALLSKGESTVLQDRLQRRLGLDVIDIQAGDGDVESSMITLGKYLTPELYISIGRGLVNNANEFRLRYSITRRWELETNVGVESGADLYYKIEFQ encoded by the coding sequence ATGGTAAACCGTCTGGTCAAATACGTCCTCTGGGGCTGCCTGGCCCTGGCCGCCGCGCTGGCCGCCGCGGTCTACTGGCTGCTCTGGACCACCTCGGGGGCCGAGTGGGCGCTGGGGGCCGCTTCGCGCTGGACGCCGCTCGAGATCGCCGCGGGGCGGGTGGACGGCGTTCTGGCCAAGCGGCTGCGCCTCGAGCAGCTCGAGGTCGACTGGCCCCAAGGGGGAGCGAGCGCCGCGCAACTGGAGCTGGACTGGCACCTGGCCGCCCTGCTCCGGGGGCACTTGGAGGTGGAGCAGCTGCGCGGCGCCAAGATCGAGGTGCGCCTGCCGCCGCCCGCGGAGGAACCCCCCGAGCCCCGGGAAAAAGCCCCCTTCGCCTTTTCCTGGCCCCGGCTCTCGGGGCTACCGCTACGCCTGCAGGCGGACATCCGGCGTCTCGATGTTACGGAGCTGATCCTGCGCCCGGCCACCGGCGAACCGCTGGTGATCGAGCGGGCGGCGGTGGCCCTGGGCTGGCACGAGGGGATCCTTTCCGTCACCGGCCTGGAGATCGCCAGCAGCCTCGGTAGTGCTCAGGCGCAGTTGCGCGCCGGTTTCGTCGAGCCGCTGCTGGAACTCTCCGCCGAGGCCACGCTGGCCAGGGCGGCGGCTGGGCTCGATGGGTTCGTGCTTGAGGCCGACCTGCAGGGGGACGAGGGCACGGCCGGGGTGGCCGGGGTCCTGTCCCTCGAGGCGCGCAGCGGCGAGCGGGCCCGCTACCATGCCCAGGCAGAGCTGGCCCTTGCCGCCGAGCGCCTGCGGGTCGCCTCGCTGGCGCTGACCCGGCCGGAGCAACCCGGGCGGGTCGAGATCCGGGGGGACATGACCCTGGAGGCCGATCCCGAGCTGGCCCTCGAGGCGCTGCTGAGCGACCTCGATCTGAAAGAGGAGACCGGCGTCGCCACCGGGGTGAGCGGAACCCTCAGGGTGCAGGGGCGTCCGAGCGGTTACCGGGGGACTTTTGACCTGGCCAACCGGGTAGCGGGGTGGCAGGGGGGAACGCTGGCGGGGAGCCTGGAGGGCGACCTCAGGGGGATCTCGCTGGCCGATCTTCAGGGAAGCTGGCTGCGCGGCGACCTGAGCGGCGCCGTGCGCCTCGGTTGGGCGGAGGGGTTCGAGGCCGCCGGCCAGCTCGCCGGGCGCCGCCTCGATCCCGCGGTCTTCAGCGCCGATTGGCCGGGCCGGGTGAACCTGGAGGTGGATTCGGCAGTGCGGATTCCCCCCGGTGGCCCCCTCGACCTCAGGGCGACAGCCCGTCTGCTCGACAGCCGCCTGCGCGGCAAGGCGCTGACCGGAGATCTCGACGCCCGGTTGCAGGGGCAGCGGCTGGACATCGGGCGGCTCGAACTGCACGGGGACGGCTTCGACCTCTCCGCCGCGGGGCCGCTGGCCGAGCGGGTGGCCCTGGCTGTCGACATCCGCCGCCTGGACGGGCTTTATCCCGCAGCCCAGGGGGCGCTCCAGGCCAAGGGGTGGCTGCGCTGGCGCGATGCCTACCTGAGCGGCGAGCTCGAGGGCCTCGCCCGGGAACTGGCCGGTTTCGGGGTGCGGGCCGAACAGCTCAAGCTGACCCTGCGCCATCAGGGGCGCGGCGCGCCGATCCATATCGACGCCCGCGGGCGCGCGCTGGCCTATGGGGATTACCGTCTCGAGCGGCTTGCCCTTGGGATCGACGGCAGCCTCGCCAGCCACCAGGGACGGCTCGAGCTGGCCTGGGACGGCGGCAACGCCCGGCTCAAAGCCGCCGGTGGCTATCGGGACGGCGCCTGGCACGGCACCCTGGCCGAGGCCGGCGGGGAGGACCGTCGCTTCGGCAACTGGGGGCTGGAGCGGCCCGCGCAACTGGCCGCAGGGCCGCAGCGGCTGTGGCTCGAGGGCCTGGCCCTGGCCAGCCGGCGCGGCGAGACCCTCGCGGCCGACGCCGATCTGTCCCTGCAGCCGTTGCGCGGCCACGCCAGAGTTTCGGCCGGAGGGCTCGACCTGGCCCGGGCCAACCCCTGGCTCGGCCAGCTGGAAGCCAAGGGGCGGGTTTCGGCGGATGCCGAAGTGCTCTGGCCCGAGTCGGGGCCGATGGATATGGCCGGGCGGGTCGATCTCGAGGCCCTGTTGCGGCGCGGTGAGCAGCAGCTGGAAATCAGCCGGGGGAGGGTCGACCTCGATTGGGACGGCCGGGGGCTGATTGCCGGGCTGCGCCTGGTCCTGGGGGGCGGCGAGCGGCTCAGCGCCGATGTCGCCTCGGACCAGCCGGCCCGTTTCGGGCTGCCGGAGCAGGCGGAGTTCGCCGTGGACTGGGACGCCCTGTCCCTGTCCCAGCTGCGCCCCTGGCTCCCCGGGATCGAGCTCGACGGCAGCAGCAGCGGGGATATCCGCGGGCAGTGGCAGGCTTCGGGCGAACTTGAACTCGACGGCACGCTCGGCCTGCAGGGGCGGATCCAGCGGGAGCAGCTGGCTCTGGAGATCTCCCGGGTGCGCAGCGATTTCAGTTGGGGTTCCGCGGGGCTGCTGGTGGAGCTGGATGCGGCCCTGAAGGATGGTGGCCAACTGCGGGCCAGGCTCGACTCAGTCGAACCCGGTCGGCTGCAGCTGCCGCGGCAGGGGGATTTCCGCCTGGACTGGGAGCAGCTCGACCTGGCCCGGTTGCGCCCATTTCTGCCCCGCGAAGTGACCCTGGAGGGTGTGCTGGCCGGGCAGGCCCAGGGGCGCTGGCTGCCGGACGGGAGCCTTGAGGTGACCGGGCGGGCCGGAATTGGCGGGGGCGGGCTGGAGTGGCAGGAGAACGGCGAGGGGAAAATCTCCGCGCAGCTGCGCCAGGCCGAACTGAACTGGGACTGGCGGGGCGCCGCGCTGACGGGCGGACTGGCCCTGGCGCTCTCCGACTACGGAAAGCTTGAGGGGGAATTTCTGCTCCCCCTGGCGGCGCGGCTGCCCGTGGCCATCGACCCGCAGGGGGAGCTGCGGGCCCGGCTCGCCGGCAACATGAACGAAAAGGGGCTGTTGGCCGCGCTGTTGCCGGGAGTGGTGCAGGAGAGCCGCGGGGAGCTCCTGCTCGATCTCGAAATGTCCGGTCCTTGGCGGCAGCCCGGCCTGACAGGGGAGCTGAGCCTGGCCAAGGCCGGCGCCTACCTTCCGGCGGCGGGCATTCAGCTGGAGGGGGTGGGCCTGCGGGCGGGGTTCGCCGGCGAGACCATCCGCATCCAGGCTTTCGAAGCGCGTTCGGGCAAGGGGCGGCTCACCGGGGAGGGCGAGATCCGCCTCAGCGAGTGGCGGCTCGCCGGGTACAAAGCTCAGCTCGGCGGAGACAGATTCCAGCTGATCAACCTGCCCGAGCTGCAGGTGCAGGTCAAGCCCGACCTGCAGCTCGAGGGGGACCTGCGCCATCTCAAAGTCCGCGGCGAGGTGACCCTCCCCGAGGTGCTGGTCACCGGCAAGCAGGGGCGTACTCCGGTGGAGCCGAGCCAGGACGTGATCATCGTCGACGCGGCCCAGCCTACGGACAAGCCCATGCCCCTGGAGCTCGATGTCCGCGTCCGGGTGGTGCTGGGCGACAGTGTGCTGATCAGGCTCGCCGGGGTGGACGCCCGGCTGGCCGGCGCGGTCAACCTCGCCGCCACCGGCCCGGCCGACGTCACCGCCCAGGGGGAGATCAGCGTGGCGCGCGGCTCCTACTCCACCTACGGGGTCAAGCTCAACGTGACCCGGGGCAAGGTGCTGTTCGCCGGAGGGCCCATCGACCGGCCGACCCTCGATGTCCTGGCCCTGCGCACCGTCGGCGAGGTCAAGGCGGGGGTGCGGGTCAGCGGCACCCCCAGGGCGCCGGTGGTGAAGCTTTACTCGGAGCCGGGCATGCCTGACACCGACATCCTCGGCTACGTGGTCCTCGGCCACCCCGTCGGGGCCGACAGCGGCCAGGCGAGCATGCTCATGGTGGCCGCCGGAGCCCTGCTGTCCAAGGGAGAGTCGACGGTGCTCCAGGACCGGCTGCAGCGCCGCCTGGGGCTCGATGTCATCGACATCCAGGCCGGCGACGGCGACGTGGAGTCGTCGATGATCACCCTCGGCAAGTATCTGACCCCCGAGCTGTACATCAGCATCGGCCGGGGGCTGGTGAACAACGCCAACGAATTCCGCCTGCGCTACAGCATCACCCGCCGCTGGGAGCTGGAGACCAACGTCGGGGTAGAAAGCGGCGCCGACCTCTATTACAAGATCGAATTCCAATAA